One part of the Besnoitia besnoiti strain Bb-Ger1 chromosome Unknown contig00189, whole genome shotgun sequence genome encodes these proteins:
- a CDS encoding uncharacterized protein (encoded by transcript BESB_033070), translated as MIAVHHHPTGLLKTAKSVGFQYPTTLRLFHIGYVLGVIYGFLFSLILTARENYYSDASLISSIVLGVIISETGLFISFFWGVYTTSWTTGLDLEGLCLPDPSSLVLFMTIMLSALAEHS; from the coding sequence atgattgcagtacaccaccaccccactggactgcttaagacagctaaaagtgttggatttcaatatcctactacattaagattattccacatcggttatgttctaggcgtaatatatggattcttgttctcactcatcttaacagcgagagaaaactactactcagatgctagtctaatcagtagcatcgtacttggagttatcatctctgagacaggattatttatcagctttttctggggagtatatactacgagttggactactggtttagatcttgaaggtctttgtttaccggatccaagttctcttgtgcttttcatgaccatcatgttaagtgcattagcagagcatagttaa